A region from the Streptomyces sp. 3214.6 genome encodes:
- a CDS encoding adenosylcobinamide-GDP ribazoletransferase, which yields MTSPLDGLRFAFGTLSVLPVRVTRWDRQAARGGMLSAPLVGLVVGGCAAGLGLLLLRLGASPLLAAVASAAVPAVLTRGLHLDGLADTADGLGSGKPAEDALRIMKQSDIGPFGVLTLVVVLLAQVAALTQLYEVSWTLGALAAVVSAAAARLALTLAARDGVPAARPEGLGAAVAGVVPVRGAVIAAVAVTLAAAAAGAWLGPYGGDGVVALLGPVEPGPLFEPYDAVRPALAILAALAAAELLLRHCTRRFGGVTGDVFGGLAETAATTALVVFCLGHQGA from the coding sequence ATGACCTCGCCTCTCGACGGCCTTCGGTTCGCCTTCGGTACCCTCAGCGTGCTCCCGGTCAGGGTGACCCGCTGGGATCGGCAGGCCGCCCGTGGGGGCATGCTGAGCGCCCCGCTGGTCGGGCTGGTCGTCGGCGGCTGCGCGGCGGGGCTCGGGCTGCTGCTGCTCCGGCTGGGCGCGAGCCCGCTGCTGGCCGCCGTCGCCTCCGCCGCCGTGCCCGCCGTCCTCACCCGTGGTCTGCACCTGGACGGGCTGGCCGACACCGCGGACGGACTCGGCAGCGGCAAGCCCGCCGAGGACGCGCTGCGCATCATGAAGCAGTCCGACATCGGCCCGTTCGGCGTGCTCACGCTCGTCGTCGTGCTGCTCGCCCAAGTGGCCGCGCTGACGCAGCTCTACGAGGTCTCGTGGACCCTGGGCGCGCTGGCCGCCGTCGTCTCGGCGGCCGCCGCCCGACTCGCGCTGACCCTGGCGGCCCGCGACGGGGTGCCGGCCGCGCGGCCGGAGGGGCTGGGGGCGGCGGTCGCGGGCGTGGTCCCGGTGCGGGGCGCGGTGATCGCCGCCGTCGCGGTCACGCTGGCGGCGGCGGCCGCGGGCGCGTGGCTCGGACCGTACGGGGGCGACGGCGTCGTCGCCCTCCTCGGGCCGGTCGAGCCGGGTCCCCTTTTCGAGCCGTACGACGCCGTCCGCCCGGCGCTCGCGATCCTCGCCGCCCTCGCCGCCGCCGAACTCCTCCTACGGCACTGCACGCGCCGCTTCGGCGGGGTCACCGGGGACGTGTTCGGCGGCCTCGCCGAAACGGCGGCGACCACCGCCCTCGTGGTCTTCTGCCTGGGCCACCAGGGGGCCTAG
- the lpdA gene encoding dihydrolipoyl dehydrogenase → MANDASTVFDLVILGGGSGGYAAALRGAQLGLDVALIEKDKVGGTCLHRGCIPTKALLHAGEIADQARESEQFGVKATFEGIDIAGVHKYKDGVISGLYKGLQGLVASRKVTYIEGEGRLSSPTSVDVNGRRIQGRHVLLATGSVPKSLPGLEIDGNRIISSDHALVLDRVPKSAIILGGGVIGVEFASAWKSFGSDVTVIEGLKHLVPVEDENSSKLLERAFRKRGIKFNLGTFFSKAEYTADGVKVTLADGKEFEAEVLLVAVGRGPVSAGLGYEEQGVAMDRGYVLVDEYMRTNVPTISAVGDLVPTLQLAHVGFAEGILVAERLAGLKAVPIDYDGVPRVTYCHPEVASVGITEAKAKEIYGADKVVALKYNLAGNGRSKILNTSGEIKLVQVKDGAVVGVHMVGDRMGEQVGEAQLIYNWEALPAEVAQLIHAHPTQNEALGEAHLALAGKPLHAHD, encoded by the coding sequence GTGGCGAACGACGCCAGCACCGTTTTCGACCTAGTGATCCTCGGCGGTGGTAGTGGCGGTTACGCCGCGGCCCTGCGCGGGGCGCAGCTGGGCCTGGACGTCGCCCTGATCGAGAAGGACAAGGTCGGCGGCACCTGCCTGCACCGGGGTTGCATCCCCACCAAGGCCCTGCTGCACGCGGGCGAGATCGCCGACCAGGCCCGCGAGAGCGAGCAGTTCGGCGTCAAGGCCACCTTCGAGGGCATCGACATCGCCGGGGTCCACAAGTACAAGGACGGCGTGATCTCCGGCCTGTACAAGGGCCTGCAGGGACTTGTCGCCTCCCGGAAGGTGACGTACATCGAGGGTGAGGGCCGGCTGTCCTCTCCCACCTCCGTCGACGTGAACGGCCGGCGGATCCAGGGGCGCCATGTGCTCCTGGCGACCGGCTCCGTGCCGAAGTCGCTGCCGGGCCTGGAGATCGACGGCAACCGGATCATCTCCTCCGACCACGCCCTCGTCCTGGACCGCGTGCCGAAGTCCGCGATCATCCTCGGCGGCGGTGTCATCGGCGTCGAGTTCGCCTCGGCGTGGAAGTCCTTCGGCTCCGACGTCACGGTCATCGAGGGTCTGAAGCACCTCGTGCCGGTCGAGGACGAGAACTCCTCCAAGCTTCTTGAGCGCGCGTTCCGCAAGCGCGGCATCAAGTTCAACCTGGGCACCTTCTTCTCGAAGGCCGAGTACACCGCCGACGGCGTCAAGGTCACCCTGGCCGACGGCAAGGAGTTCGAGGCCGAGGTCCTGCTGGTCGCGGTGGGCCGCGGGCCCGTCTCCGCCGGTCTGGGCTACGAGGAGCAGGGCGTCGCGATGGACCGCGGCTACGTCCTGGTCGACGAGTACATGCGCACCAACGTCCCGACGATCTCCGCGGTCGGCGACCTGGTCCCCACGCTCCAGCTCGCGCACGTCGGCTTCGCCGAGGGCATCCTGGTGGCGGAGCGTCTGGCCGGTCTCAAGGCCGTCCCGATCGACTACGACGGTGTGCCGCGGGTGACGTACTGCCACCCGGAGGTCGCCTCCGTGGGCATCACCGAGGCCAAGGCCAAGGAGATCTACGGCGCGGACAAGGTCGTCGCTCTGAAGTACAACCTGGCGGGCAACGGCAGGAGCAAGATCCTGAACACCTCGGGCGAGATCAAGCTCGTCCAGGTCAAGGACGGTGCCGTGGTCGGCGTCCACATGGTCGGTGACCGCATGGGCGAGCAGGTCGGCGAAGCCCAGCTGATCTACAACTGGGAGGCGCTGCCGGCCGAGGTCGCGCAGCTCATCCACGCCCACCCCACGCAGAACGAGGCGCTCGGCGAGGCCCACCTGGCCCTGGCGGGCAAGCCGCTGCACGCGCACGACTGA
- a CDS encoding endo alpha-1,4 polygalactosaminidase: MRRPTVLLPLLGLLLAGCASAPDDPPQDRPDGSSSGATSASGKVWQPAPGIDWQWQLSGRLDTSVDVPVYDIDGFDQTKDTVAGLHDDGRKVICYLSTGAWEDWRPDAAKFPKSVIGKGNGWDGERWLDIRRTDVLEPLMAARLDMCRAKGFDAVEPDNMDGYKNTTGFPIKAADQLRYNRLIAGLAHDRGMSVGLKNDLDQIPALVDDFDFAVNEQCAQYDECEEMTPFIEAGKAVFHVEYELPTSDFCADSRRLRLSSLLKKYELGVWRETCHPAG, from the coding sequence GTGAGACGCCCGACCGTTCTGCTGCCCCTTCTCGGCCTGCTGCTCGCGGGCTGCGCCTCCGCGCCGGACGACCCACCGCAGGACCGGCCTGACGGCTCGTCATCGGGCGCGACGTCGGCGAGCGGGAAGGTCTGGCAGCCCGCCCCCGGCATCGACTGGCAGTGGCAGCTCAGCGGACGCCTCGACACCTCCGTCGACGTGCCCGTCTACGACATCGACGGCTTCGACCAGACCAAGGACACGGTCGCCGGGCTGCACGACGACGGCCGCAAGGTCATCTGCTACCTCTCCACCGGCGCCTGGGAGGACTGGCGCCCCGACGCCGCGAAATTCCCCAAATCGGTGATCGGCAAAGGCAACGGCTGGGACGGCGAACGCTGGCTCGACATCCGCCGGACCGACGTCCTCGAACCGCTGATGGCGGCCCGCCTCGACATGTGCCGGGCCAAGGGCTTCGACGCCGTCGAGCCGGACAACATGGACGGCTACAAGAACACCACCGGCTTCCCGATCAAGGCCGCCGACCAACTCCGCTACAACCGTCTCATCGCCGGCCTCGCCCACGACCGGGGCATGTCCGTCGGCCTGAAGAACGACCTCGACCAGATCCCCGCCCTCGTCGACGACTTCGACTTCGCCGTCAACGAACAGTGCGCCCAGTACGACGAGTGCGAGGAGATGACCCCCTTCATCGAGGCGGGCAAGGCCGTCTTCCACGTCGAGTACGAACTCCCCACCAGCGACTTCTGCGCCGACTCCCGCCGCCTGCGCCTGAGTTCCCTGCTGAAGAAGTACGAACTGGGGGTATGGCGCGAGACCTGCCATCCGGCCGGCTAG
- a CDS encoding leucyl aminopeptidase — MTALTLSTAAAPGLRADAIVIGVAKGAASRSGDLIVAPGAEALDKAYDGRLAGVLETLGASGAEGEVTKLPAPAGFKAPLVLAVGLGAEPEKDAGFDAEALRRAAGVAARALAGSKKAAFALPVTDAADIGAIAEGVLLGAYSFDAYKQTGPGGKDARAKNGKNGRAPLAEAALLGGKPRDAVHKAALLRAAAVGEELNRARDLINMPPNDLDPQAFAALAQTAAKEHGIKVQVLDDKALAKGGYGGILGVGSGSAAAPRLVKLSYTSGKAKKHLAFVGKGITYDSGGISLKPAGHNETMKCDMSGAAAVFAAVVAAARLGLEVNVTGWLALAENMPSGSATRPGDVLRMYSGKTVEVLNTDAEGRLVLADALWAASEEKPDAIVDVATLTGAMMLALGSRTFGIMANDDAFRSAVHEAAEEVGEPAWPMPLPEHLRKGMDSGVADIANMGERMGGGLVAGLFLREFVGEGITWAHLDIAGPAFNEGGPFGYTPKGGTGTAVRTLVRLAELTASGDLG; from the coding sequence GTGACTGCTCTCACTCTCAGCACCGCCGCGGCGCCCGGCCTCCGGGCCGACGCGATCGTGATCGGTGTCGCCAAGGGCGCCGCATCCAGGTCTGGCGACCTGATCGTTGCCCCAGGCGCCGAAGCCCTCGACAAGGCCTACGACGGCCGACTCGCCGGCGTCCTGGAAACCCTCGGTGCCTCCGGGGCCGAGGGCGAGGTGACGAAGCTGCCCGCCCCGGCCGGCTTCAAGGCGCCGCTCGTGCTCGCGGTGGGGCTCGGAGCCGAGCCCGAGAAGGACGCCGGTTTCGACGCCGAGGCGCTGCGCAGGGCCGCCGGCGTGGCCGCCCGCGCCCTCGCCGGCTCCAAGAAGGCCGCGTTCGCCCTGCCGGTCACCGACGCCGCCGACATCGGCGCGATCGCCGAGGGCGTGCTGCTCGGCGCGTACTCCTTCGACGCCTACAAGCAGACCGGGCCGGGCGGCAAGGACGCCAGGGCCAAGAACGGCAAGAACGGCAGGGCGCCGCTCGCCGAGGCCGCCCTGCTGGGCGGGAAGCCGCGCGACGCCGTCCACAAGGCGGCGCTGCTGCGTGCCGCCGCGGTCGGCGAGGAGCTCAACCGCGCCCGCGACCTGATCAACATGCCGCCGAACGACCTCGACCCGCAGGCGTTCGCCGCGCTCGCCCAGACGGCGGCCAAGGAGCACGGCATCAAGGTGCAGGTGCTCGACGACAAGGCCCTCGCCAAGGGCGGCTACGGCGGCATCCTGGGCGTCGGCTCCGGCTCGGCCGCCGCCCCGCGCCTGGTGAAGCTGTCGTACACCTCGGGCAAGGCGAAGAAGCACCTCGCCTTCGTCGGCAAGGGCATCACCTACGACTCGGGCGGCATCTCGCTGAAGCCGGCCGGGCACAACGAGACGATGAAGTGCGACATGAGCGGTGCGGCGGCGGTCTTCGCCGCGGTCGTCGCCGCCGCACGGCTCGGGCTCGAGGTCAACGTCACCGGCTGGCTGGCGCTCGCCGAGAACATGCCGTCGGGCTCCGCCACCCGCCCGGGTGACGTGCTGCGCATGTACAGCGGCAAGACCGTCGAGGTCCTCAACACCGACGCCGAGGGCCGGCTGGTCCTGGCGGACGCGCTGTGGGCGGCCTCCGAGGAGAAGCCGGACGCGATCGTCGACGTGGCGACCCTGACCGGCGCGATGATGCTGGCGCTGGGCAGCCGGACCTTCGGGATCATGGCGAACGACGACGCGTTCCGCTCCGCGGTGCACGAGGCCGCCGAGGAGGTCGGCGAGCCGGCCTGGCCGATGCCGCTGCCGGAGCACCTGCGCAAGGGCATGGACTCCGGCGTCGCCGACATCGCGAACATGGGTGAGCGGATGGGCGGCGGGCTGGTGGCCGGGCTCTTCCTGCGGGAGTTCGTCGGCGAGGGGATCACCTGGGCGCACCTGGACATCGCCGGGCCCGCGTTCAACGAGGGGGGTCCCTTCGGGTACACGCCGAAGGGCGGTACGGGTACGGCGGTGCGGACGCTGGTGCGGCTCGCGGAGCTCACCGCCTCCGGCGACCTGGGCTAG